From Medicago truncatula cultivar Jemalong A17 chromosome 7, MtrunA17r5.0-ANR, whole genome shotgun sequence, a single genomic window includes:
- the LOC11436537 gene encoding uncharacterized protein: MSSTTSATPRRPIQISIPPSSSSSSSSTSAMFQRIRPSLVTSFLQRPHSLPFVLSIFLFLAWISLRSYRSSHPLPLSSPNNDVKANLRRFTSRFPSPIAKDNRGWILDPIALALSSIISGGAVTCASLHLGEIRPGKLRGNHRHHDCNETFVLWGAAIKFRVENSEVTDIGYAEVIIDRDEVVVAASPAHTAHALVNIDPVRSAYFIGCQDSVINYNASSTDFNVWKDL, encoded by the exons ATGTCATCAACAACCAGCGCAACACCGCGAAGACCAATCCAAATCAGCATACCAccatcctcctcctcctcctcctcctccacttCCGCCATGTTCCAACGGATCCGCCCCTCCCTCGTCACTTCATTCCTTCAAAGACCTCACTCTCTCCCTTTCGTCCTCTCCATCTTCCTCTTCCTCGCTTGGATCTCTCTCCGCTCATATCGCTCTTCTCATCCACTCCCTCTCTCTTCCCCAAACAACGACGTTAAAGCTAATCTTCGCAGATTCACTTCCCGCTTTCCTTCTCCTATCGCCAAGGATAATCGTGGTTGGATTCTTGATCCTATTGCTCTCGCACTTTCTTCCATCATTTCAGGTGGAGCTGTTACTTGTGCTTCTCTTCATCTCGGTGAAATTCGACCTGGGAAGTTGAGAGGAAATCATAGACATCATGATTGTAATGAGACTTTTGTTCTTTGGGGCGCTGCTATCAAGTTTAGG GTGGAAAACAGCGAGGTAACTGATATTGGTTATGCTGAGGTGATCATCGACAGAGATgaggttgttgttgctgctagCCCTGCTCATACTGCACATGCTTTAGTGAACATAGATCCGGTTCGGAGTGCTTACTTTATAGGATGCCAAGATAGTGTCATAAACTATAATGCCTCAAGTACGGACTTTAATGTTTGGAAAGATCTTTAA